In Cicer arietinum cultivar CDC Frontier isolate Library 1 chromosome 7, Cicar.CDCFrontier_v2.0, whole genome shotgun sequence, the genomic window CGATAGTTGAAGTGGTGGTCGACGATAGTTGAAGTGGTGATTGAGAGCCACTAGTAGTAAAATGTTAGAGTTaaagtcaaaataagaattataacacttatttttttgattttgagttttaaaaaaaaattattttcaaaataagtgaaaaatcaatttaatctcATTTCACCcgaatatgttttattttcaaaattaacattgaaaataaaaaacaacaaactTAGAACCACTGCGAACCAATCTTAATGGCTATTTTACCTGAGtatgttttattttcaaattgaaCTTTGAAAATCATACGAGCACCAACCATTTTTCCACTTTCTTACTCCTCTTTTTTCTTAGATGCAATAAAATCATTAGCAGTGGTGCTAGTAGTCATTTTTCACAGGTAGTTTTTGTTGCACATTTTTCTTCATAGGGTTGGGTTTCACAATTTTAAACTGTTTGTTACATTGAGCTTTCTGATTATTCCACTTGTTGTATTCTTAACACAAATTTGTTTGGCTTGAGGGTCATTAATGTGTAGATCATGGTTATGCTTGCTCGTGGGATTTGAATATTTTGTATTTGGTTgtgatttcatatttttttcctAGTTAGACAATTTTgtcattaaatttataaaatgacaatcaatttCATCCATGTGTCCTCGAATTAGAAAAGTTTATGTGTTATTTAAGACATACTCAATTCatatatgtttttcagaaatttatttaaagctcttgttaaaaaaaaaatttatccacATTTATTAGAATTGATTGAATTGAAGAACTAAATGATTGACTATCTTCTATTTCTataattaacttattatttcATCAATTTAGAAATTATTAAAGGATCATatccttataatttttttaccaaacctATCCCTAAATTTTGCTgaccaaaataataatttagatgaTAGTAGTTTGTAAATAAGGGTGAAAATTGATTAGATTGAGATGGtagtatattttttcatttcataATAGTTTAGATGGTAgtaatttgtaaataataatttagatggtagtatatttatttttactctaGAGTTTTTGAAACCCTAATATGACATGCTAGCTTATTTAAACACCTATTTCATATTaacttattaaaataaactaattcaacCTATCATTAGATAAACTAACAAGTTTATAGGTCAATGAtattaagttatattttgatatCTAACACGTCATTTTAGAGAATTCGATCTTATATGAcatctaatttataataatactttaaatatgtcaaaaattaatgtAGACTAATCggtttaaaatacataaaagattataaaattaatgatttaacacaaaaacacacaatttaatacgataataataataataataataataataataataataataataataataataatttatttatatttacttaaataggTCGATCTCATAGATTTAAGAAACTTATTCAATGGTGTATAGTATGATTTTATTAACTAActaaattttcaaaaagtattgagttaatctattttaaaaagtcTGGCCACATTCTAATATGACATAAACTAAGTCATAGACTTCAACTATTTCATTCTTATTTGTAATATAAATTTCTCTTATGAATCAAATTAACATAAtcctcaaaataaaaataatactccTTGTTTGCTTGTTTTACCTTGATTGATGCTTTTTGATGTAATGACATGTCTAAATGATGatggtaaaaaaattaaatgcatttaattttttggaatttatatcaaataaaaaaaacatattgtcCAAGTTGAGTATAtatgaaaaaacaaaagaaaaatatatatggcTGCCAAATGTAAAAGTCAGAAATAATGTGTACATAAATTGATTTAGTTAAGAATGGACCCACAAGTTTTGTGCTCCTTTTGTCCCTCTAAAAGATTGGTTCAGAGTGAGAGGTGACTTGTCATCTAAAGGGTATTGTAGTTGCCAGCACTAACCGGGCAGCACCAACAACATGCTCCTTCCTAAAGGTGAGGCCCCATTTTTTGATTTTGACACTGCAACTTGCATGTATGTAGGTCTTAGTTGAAAAcggattttatattattaaaaaataaaaactgatcttaaaacttaaaaatccCAAAATCATACACTCTATTTTGTACTCTATGCTGTCTTATTTTTACCAACAACAATTGTCATTctcattgtgattgtgattgtAATGGTAGGTTATTTCTAAAAGCTTTCTCCATACTAATGAAATCTAACAGAGACATGTACTATATTAAATATagatatttcttttattaaaaatttgtatttaggTTTATTATGTTGTGGAAATATAATCTATTTGCTAAATTAACTCAatctttattaatatattacttttaaatttatttttatataaattttttttattaatagtctCCACAAAAATTTCATGTCTTTAGGGACATAAGAACCCATGTTTTATAATGtaggtaattttttgtttggaaactaaaatttaaaagtcctaatttgcaaaatttataaaCATCATAACCTCTAATTTTTAAGAGAAATAGTCATTTAGATttcagtaaataaataaattctaattaattaaaGCTTTTTTAGTTAGGATTGAATTTGAATACTCTTTATGctcattaattaaaattcattaagtctaataaatttggttaaaaaaacacatatttttgAATACTTGAAAAGAAAGATGGGTTATTTCACCTCAAAGAGATTGGTGTGAACTTAACCCCACAACATATCGGATAAAAATCATGTTATGCTCTATTAGattaatgcatgaattttttcacaataacacaattataatacatttttattttaacggCCAAAAGAAATTGCTGCTAATGCTAAAAACGTTTCTATATTAATTAAGCAAACTTCATTGATTTGAGAGCATATATCTATAAGTACGTATCTAAATGCCTCTTTATCCAAAATCATTGATTTAagagcaatttttttttttttttgagttatgATGCTCTTCGTTATTCATCCTCTCAATTTCTTCCACTATcataattttagaaatataaatataataatgtgaTAGGTCAATTACAAACCACGTGAGGGAGTATTTCATTTCATACCCATTTAACTACATTGAGCAATAATTACTTCCTTGTTTGTATGTGTAAAAAAATGCATATtacaaaaatagtttatgaaaGCCAAACTTTGAAGTTACTCTACACCAACAACTAGAGGAGTACTACTAGCTAGAAGGGTCTCTATTGACAATTAAGAGTAGCATGAGAAAGTTGAggataaatattaataagtcTTGACTCTTCAATTGGGTGgaccaaaattaattaaaaaggcCAAACttgattgaaaattgaaatgaaatgaTCGATAGTTGTTGCCAAAGGCAGTTTGGTAACAACTTTGAGAATTTTTGTAATGGTTAACGAAACTTGTTCCAGTTAAAATGATTGCGATTTTCCATTAAAAAGTTGTTTGTCCAGAAATTTAATCAATTGAGCTAGATCTTATCTTGATTTAAATATGgtgaataaatattataatgtaaGGAAGGgttaaattttctatttaacatttttttgtctttacttttaaataaacttgtgtgtatatttgaatttttaaaagcatctttataatattataaaaatatttttataaaaaattagaattttttaacaaaagatgaattaaatataaaattttaagtcGTAAATAtgcatacaaaaaattattaaaaaattcagataatacatataaattaatttaaaatcaaagactaaaattgttgacgaaaaatatttgagtgactattatttaacaaattttttttaaaagaactaaaaacgaaatatatcatatttatagataaaaagaACTTAGATAGTCACTCAAAAAGAATCATGATTAATCATTGCTCCTTTGCAATacatctttatttaaattttcaaatattcaaCACATATAAATCATTATGCCTAAATAAGGTTACTGCACTTGGTGCAATTGTTATACGATTTCTTCATATTAAAAGGGACTAGCCCAGATGCAGAGAGAGTAGGAATCCCTTTCTTTGTCAAACTATAAGATTTGGCGAAATCTCATATTAACCTCAATTTAGTTGGACATTACGAGGCTTCACGGAATAATATAAAAAGGACTTgaaacaaaatatgaaaatcaaatttcatgatgcaaagtttttttttttttttatacaagtattgttaatattttgcCAATCATTGAGATCGAACCCACGGCCTCTTAATCACTCCACTCCCTAACTCTATCACCTCACTCACCAAACCAACCCTATATCTTCTTATGCAATACTACCACTAACTATGTTCATAACTACCTATTTTTGAATGTAATCAGAAACAGCaagtttaatttttgaaatgagGTAAATAGTGTTGGATAATCAGAACCTGATGGCCCCAACCAAGTGTTATGTTTTCTACTAACATAACACTCAAATGAATGATGGTTCCTTTTGCGCTTTTCTTTGCTGTTAATTAatcagcaaaacaatgagtacCATGAGGGAGCACACTAAATAGGACCAGTACCATGAGGATTAATAATCAGAGGCCATGACAATCTATGAGATTATGTAAATTAGGATTAGAACATGACACAAAGAAATGAACATTGAGGCTTGCTTGAATCGCATCCCATCCTGAAATGCGATGTCTCTCTCACAAGTGAAAAGGAACTACTAAAATGCAGAGAAAAATCCATGCATAATTCTTATAGAAGTACAACAAAATTACTAAATAGGATTTATCCCTTATCCTACCCTGAGGATTGAGCCAacaattgttttcatttttctgaaaaattgatttttgaaatattagccCATCTAATTTTGGGCTGTACATGGAGGGTATAGTCAATGCCCCctccaaaactaaaattttcTATTGGCAACTTGACTCTAAGAACCTCAAATTGAGAGTTCTCACTCAACCATCAATTACAATAACAAAGAATGATACAATACAATGAACAACTTTATGGCATCTTAAAAGGCTTTGGTGTGATTCAACCTATCTATGACTTCAGAAAACTTTTACCATAACACCTTAATCTCTCCATGGCAGCTTGAATTTGCTCTGAAACTGTAGTGTACAGATATCGCTGCGCTGCCTCGTCCAAACCATTGGAAGTTCTGGGCCACCCAATAGTAGGGAATGATCCATTTCGAGACTTGGCAATAGCCATTTGACTCATTGCTGGAAGATCAAATTCAATTGGATCgccaataattatattaatcttCTTATTGCATAGTGGTAAAGGAGGTCGTCTACCAAATATAAATTTCTCTGGCATCACCTAGAAATATAAGCAGAACTTTGCattaaaaacccaaataaacatacttaaaccagaaaaagtaaattaaatttagtatacTATGCCACAATGTGATAGACCAAAAACATGCAGAGTTACATACATTGATGACGATACTTGCATACTAATTGTTAGGCATATGTAGCATTTTTGGAACAAAACAAGCATAACAGCAATGGTAAAATCGAATCTCTTACGCATTACATAATaggaaaaaaaatggaaaaagaaagTCAGAAATCTTTGAAATCACTCAAGTTTCCAAATGTGCATCATCTGTAGGATTAAGATAATTGCAGATCTAGTCTTACATAATGCAGAGAAGAAGAATTCTTGTAGGGGTTACTAATACTATGGGCACAGTGCCTATTGGATAACCAATCATAAGCTTAACAtacataaaaacaataataaaaatacatcaaaacttGTGTTGAATttactttaataataatattatcttaatACTTTGATTGGTCAATGTTCAATAGGCATGTGCTATTGCAAGAATTTCTCCTTAAAGAATTCTCACAAGTAGCAATCCTTTGTTCTCTAATCTCTTGGAAAGGATAATGACAAGAATCTATCATCCAGTAggattataaattaaattaaaatataagccTTTTGTTACGAAAAATTTATAATGTATTGAAAATTCTTGAGAAGAAAGCAAGCATGTTGAGAAAAAAATCTTGGCAAGATCAAACTTAGAATGCGTAAATTacgatgccaattaaaattagaaaatgaCAGGACATATATCAAGGCTTATTGACTCATTGTTTAACTCTTCATTTAGTCATTGAAACATAGATACATGCTCATTACTATCTTCCAAGTtctaattaaaatgattattttgcaACATAATTTTAATGGTAATATCAAAATTGTATTCCTTGTAAGAAAATATTGCTGATTTACAAGATTCAAACGCTCCAATTCCAAATGTCTAACAACTAAAGACAATGACTTACACTAGAGGCTCTCTTACTATAACATACAGTGCTACAAATGGTTTAGAAGACAATCCTAGAACTCCAAAGGTGTAGAGAAAAGAGGAACGCTGTAAGTTACCTCATGAAAACCATGATGAATAATTGGCAATACGATTGGCGTTATAGGTGCACGGACAATTAGACTAGCTGTTCCCCATTTCAATCGTCTTATAGGTGCATCTTCTTGATACACTTTTCCTTCTGGAAATGTATGCAGCTGACATAGCAAATACATAAATGATGTGTCAGATCTACTGTACTAGTACAGAGAATTTTCCATTTGGGTACTAAAGCACAATATCAATCTTAATTAAAGCAATCGTTTCAGAAACTTGTTCTCTTTTGGCTGTGGTATATCACTATACTGCATGCACCTCCATATGGAGATCAAGTGTACAAGTGACCTATGACAAGAAAATATTGTTCCCACAGGGATTGGTTAGCAAGAATCAGCTTACAAAAATATCCTTGAATTATTTAGGCAATCAGAAAAGAGTTGAAAGatccaattaaattttaaacaacGTAAAAATAAACACCTTTACCCTCTCCCTACAACATCACATGAGAAGAAATATTTGCTTTCTCCTCTAACTGATCTCTTCTAAATAATCATCGTCATTATAACACATTTTTGGGTGCTATGCTACACAGTAAGTAACTGACTCCCACTAGTCCCATTCAACCACTTTCATAGGAAATGAGAAATTAGGTCTCTACCATCTGTCCTCAGGGACCACGTCTCATATTCTGGTTACTAACAGAAAACAAGACTCGAAAAGTATGTAATGCATTTAATATCGACAGACGAGAAAAagcaagaaaaaaataaatcctAGCAATACTAGAGGGCCATAATAATCAAAACTTGACATAAATTACCCAAATTATCATCGAAAAAGAGTTATGCTTGTGTGGAGGGAAGAAGGTAATAAATGTTACATAGATACCCATTCTCCATCATTTAAGCGCTCAAGCGCTTCATTCATGTGCTCTTGATAAATTCCACCACCTCGTGTAATAGGTATGCATTTCCCTGTGAATGTTACCATTTTAGAAAcaacaaaacaacaacaatcTACAAAAACATAGAAAAGCTTAGCTTTTCAGCATATTTTGATGCATAAATCAATAAGCTGACAATCAATTGCAATAAAATAGAGAGCAGTAGAGAATTACAGTGTAATATTCAAGTTTAATTTTGCAAATTAAAATGGACTTAATTCAATACTACTAAAGTATAGACAATGCACAAAAGGACTTCATCTGAATCACTACAGTAATTCATTGGATAGGGAATGTCTAACATCAATGAAGAATGCCCGTGATTTCAAAATTTGTGTATATAAAGAAATTCTCACCAATTTTGGTTTTATTACTAACTCAATAAACTTTTACCAAATGGTCCAGGATTGAGAGACGCCAATACCCTTTCTTTGTTAGAGCATATAAATTTTAGgtagaacaaaaaaaatcagACAAAATAGACCCTTATTATTCTAGAATAGTTGAACCTGTCATCTTGATGCACACACTCAACTATACATTAATACAATGATGTAAGGGAGcatttggataaacaacttaattaagtgtTTAACATATAAGATCTTATGTATAAGTTGTTTCTATAATCAAAGagataattttttacaaattgtTTCTATAAACTATCTAGGTGAAAATAAGCTGAAAATAGATGATGGTTGATGATTATATCATAAACAATTTTTACCAAACGCTCATAGAAGTGCTTATATCATAAGATAAGTTGAAATTAGCTTTTCCAAAAACTGTCTTAACATTATAGAAACAAC contains:
- the LOC101502804 gene encoding N-acylphosphatidylethanolamine synthase, which translates into the protein MSGTMKWAARKDHLKGIPRKVVIAVIGSFAKTVTSLINTTSVHNADTLLHLVRSRPHGVPLITVSNHMSTLDDPLMWGFKGFPIFDTDIARWVLTAEDICFRNSLYSYIFRVGKCIPITRGGGIYQEHMNEALERLNDGEWLHTFPEGKVYQEDAPIRRLKWGTASLIVRAPITPIVLPIIHHGFHEVMPEKFIFGRRPPLPLCNKKINIIIGDPIEFDLPAMSQMAIAKSRNGSFPTIGWPRTSNGLDEAAQRYLYTTVSEQIQAAMERLRCYGKSFLKS